The proteins below come from a single Oncorhynchus keta strain PuntledgeMale-10-30-2019 chromosome 32, Oket_V2, whole genome shotgun sequence genomic window:
- the LOC127914379 gene encoding neuroblast differentiation-associated protein AHNAK-like, which produces MRHAGPLSYRIVLYLSELYGHSETSSEQTLIDEKSPTTKCPASVAGAAYIDNTNEEASEESPNNNVVDVQAEPLDLVSVEKEAAGDGKVLSKVLKPKVCLKEGCQDQLTPKIYDMIAELSKSYFGSTESIPEMCSRGPEVTSRGPEMCSRGPEVTSRGPEVTSRGPEMCSRGPEVTSRGPEVTSRGPEVTSRGPEMCSRGPEVTSRGPEVTSRGPEMTSRGPEVTSRGPEVTSRGPEVTSRGPEVTSRGPEVTSRGPEVTSRGHEASNAVEEVCSDKMKIEATGNLLKTGNGLSKVVILSTESHPESYFGSNESLPEACSGVPEVSNAVEEVCSGTKRQKKV; this is translated from the exons ATGAGACATGCCGGGCCACTGAG CTATAGGATAGTTCTGTATCTCTCTGAGCTGTACGGACATTCTGAGACCTCTTCAGAACAAACTCTAATTGACGAGAAAAGTCCAACAACCAAGTGCCCGGCCAGTGTCGCTGGGGCTGCTTACATTGACAACACCAATGAGGAGGCTTCAGAGGAGTCTCCGAATAACAATGTGGTGGACGTTCAGGCTGAGCCACTGGACCTGGTCAGTGTGGAGAAAGAGGCTGCTGGAGATGGAAAGGTCCTCAGCAAGGTGTTGAAGCCCAAAGTGTGTCTGAAGGAGGGCTGCCAAGATCAGCTAACCCCCAAAATCTATGATATGATTGCGGAACTATCAAAG TCCTATTTCGGATCCACTGAGAGCATTCCTGAGATGTGTAGCAGAGGTCCTGAGGTGACCAGCAGAGGTCCTGAGATGTGTAGCAGAGGTCCTGAGGTGACCAGCAGAG GTCCTGAGGTGACCAGCAGAGGTCCTGAGATGTGTAGCAGAGGTCCTGAGGTGACCAGCAGAG GTCCTGAGGTGACCAGCAGAGGTCCTGAGGTGACCAGCAGAGGTCCTGAGATGTGTAGCAGAGGTCCTGAGGTGACCAGCAGAGGTCCTGAGGTGACCAGCAGAGGTCCTGAGATGACCAGCAGAGGTCCTGAGGTGACCAGCAGAGGTCCTGAGGTGACCAGCAGAGGTCCTGAGGTGACCAGCAGAGGTCCTGAGGTGACCAGCAGAGGTCCTGAGGTGACCAGCAGAGGTCCTGAGGTGACCAGCAGAGGTCATGAGGCGTCAAATGCAGTGGAAGAGGTGTGCAGTGACAAAATGAAGATAGAGGCTACTGGAAATCTTCTGAAAACTGGAAATGGCCTAAGCAAGGTGGTGATCCTATCCACTGAGAGCCATCCTGAG TCCTATTTTGGATCCAACGAGAGCCTTCCTGAGGCGTGCAGCGGAGTGCCTGAGGTGTCGAACGCAGTGGAAGAGGTGTGCAGTGGCACAAAGAGGCAGAAGAAAGTGTGA
- the LOC118364967 gene encoding trafficking protein particle complex subunit 5-like: protein METRFTRGKSAILERSLTRPKTEVSVSAFALLFSEMVQYCQSRVYSVSELQARLADLGQGVGASLLDVLVLREKNGKRETKVLNILLFIKVSVWRALFGKEADKLEQANDDDKTYYIIEKEPLINAFISVPKENSTLNCAAFTGGVVEAILTHSGFPAKVTVHWHKGTTLMIKFDEVVIARDKALEGR, encoded by the exons ATGGAGACTCGCTTCACCAGGGGCAAGTCTGCGATTCTAGAGCGCTCGCTCACCAGACCCAAGACTGAGGTCAGCGTGAGCGCATTCGCCCTGCTCTTCTCTGAAATGGTGCAATACTGCCAGAGTCGGGTGTACTCTGTGTCCGAGCTGCAGGCACGCTTGGCAGACTTGGGTCAAGGCGTGGGGGCCAGCCTGTTGGATGTGCTGGTGTtgagagagaagaatggaaaaAGGGAAACCAAAGTGTTGAACATACTGCTCTTCATCAAG GTGTCGGTGTGGAGGGCCCTGTTCGGCAAGGAAGCGGACAAGCTGGAGCAGGCCAACGACGATGACAAGACCTACTATATCATCGAGAAAGAGCCCCTGATCAACGCCTTCATCTCGGTGCCCAAAGAGAACAGCACGCTCAACTGTGCCGCTTTCACCGGGGGCGTGGTGGAGGCCATTCTAACACACAGCGGCTTCCCCGCCAAGGTCACGGTACACTGGCACAAGGGCACCACTCTCATGATCAAGTTTGATGAGGTCGTCATCGCCCGAGACAAGGCACTGGAGGGCAGATAG